The genomic interval CTGCCGTTTGTCGCATTTCGATCTTTTCCAACTTCAACTGCGGATCGATCACCGTCACCGTTGTCGGCCGCTCGTCGATGAAGTTGCCGTCGTCGTCGACCACGTCCATTTGCACCGTCGTCCGTTCGTCGTCGGTTTGAATGTCGACAAATATTCCGCGAGCGTCATTCTTGCGCATCGCGTGACGGATCACCTGAGCCCAAAACGGTCCGAAGTCCGGCCACGCCAGCCACTCCGCCGCCCAGCGAGCTTTGGCGTCGCTGGTGAATGCGACCGTCATGCCCAACCCGTACCGCCACCAGGCGAGCAACGGGTCTCCACTTTCGCTGGCCAACACGAACTCGCACGTCGGCTTGGGACGAGTGACGACGTAACCCAGCAGCAACGGCGCGAACTCCAAATCGATGCCTTCTAGCACCTGCGTCGGCCGGACGACTTGGGGCAAGAACGGCAGTTCATTGATGGCCGACTTGCTCGCCTCGACGGTTTCCTTTGCGAACACCTGCGGAATCGATTGCGGGTCGTCGCAAAAATAGTAACGTCCGCCGCCTATCCGCGCGATGTCTTCGAGTAACTCTTCCGACGATCCTTGTCCGAGTGCCACCGTCGACACCGTCATCCGGCTGGCCGCCATCTCGCCGGCCATCCCTTCAAAGTCACCCGGGGCCGAAATGCCATCGGTCAACATGATGCAGTGTTTCAATTTTGCCGATGCGCCGGCGAGCGCCTCGTATGCGTCCGACATCGCAGGATACATGTTCGTCCCACCGCCGGCATCAATCGTAGCGATTTGATCGATCACGTATCCCTTGTCCGAAGCCGATCGCAGTTCATTGACCCAGTAGCTTTCGCCATCGAACGCGATCACGCCGATCGAATCGCGAGGCCCCAGTAACTCGACGGCTGCCCGCGCGGCGTCTTTGGCCAATTCAATTTTTTCACCGCCCATCGAACCGCTCTTGTCGATCACCAGCACCATCGCCAGCGACGGTTTCTCGCGTTCCTTTTCAAAGTTGCTACGGACGGGCAAGATTTCTTCGAGTTGGGTGCGGTAGTATCCACCGAGCCCGAACGATTGATCGCCGCCCATCATCACCAACCCGCCGCCCAAGTCTTGCACATAAGTCCGAATGACATCCATTTGCCGCATCGTCATCGCGGTCGCCGGAACGTTGGACAAGATCAAACATTCATAACCTTGCAACTCCGAAAGCGACCTCGGCACGCCAGCGGGCGGACGGACTTCGACGTCGATCTTTTGTTCATCGAGTGCCCATCGCAGCGAATCGGTTTGGTCCGTATCGGGATCGATCAACAACACGCGAGGCCGACCCGATGCGGCGACGATGGCGGACTGTTCGTTGTTATCGAGCAACGTGTCGGAGTCGCCGAAGCCGCGCAGCCGCGCAGCGAAGGTGACTTGCCGTTGCCCCGTGACCGTTTGACGAATGCGAAACTTTGTCTCGCCGGCTTTGACTTCGATCGGTTTGGCTTCGTCGTCGCCGATGCGGATGTCGCCACGATAAATGTCCAACATTCCGGTCGTGTCGGTGTTGCTATTGACAACGACTTCCAAATAGAACGGCTCCCCTTGGCGGACCTGAGCCGGTGCCCGCAAGCTGGCGACTTGGACTTCCGGTTCGCTGCGACCGGGCAGCGGCACAGTAAAGATAGGCATCCCCGCCGACGTCGCCGCCGCCACGCCGTCGTCGAACGTCTCGTTCCCGTCGCTGACCAAGACGATTTTGGAAACGTAGCGAGGCGGGATCGCGGCTGCTGCGGTGCGTAGCGCCGACGCCATGTCGGTCCCGTAGTCCGGTTCTGGCTCGGGTGAGGCGGTGGGTTTGGCGGGTCGTTCGGCGTCCGAGTCCGCGGCTTCGGATTTCGTTTCGGTTTGCTCCGGTGCAGCGGTGGTTTTTTCCTCGATCGGGCGATGGGTTTGGGTCAGTTCGCCGGGGACTCGGTCGAATTCCAAAAAACGCAACTCGACGTCGTTACGCTGGTCCGCCGCCTGGGCCAGTGTTTCGGCAAACCGGTCGGCCATCTCGCCCGCCGC from Stieleria varia carries:
- a CDS encoding VWA domain-containing protein, which encodes MSEPITSLPPLLAASVWEWTRPELLAWLLIAIPVLLWFHVRSLSDFPVWQRRVSLAVRIVVVSLLTLALTGLVWLRSTQRQMIVVAIDRSASIDAAAGEMADRFAETLAQAADQRNDVELRFLEFDRVPGELTQTHRPIEEKTTAAPEQTETKSEAADSDAERPAKPTASPEPEPDYGTDMASALRTAAAAIPPRYVSKIVLVSDGNETFDDGVAAATSAGMPIFTVPLPGRSEPEVQVASLRAPAQVRQGEPFYLEVVVNSNTDTTGMLDIYRGDIRIGDDEAKPIEVKAGETKFRIRQTVTGQRQVTFAARLRGFGDSDTLLDNNEQSAIVAASGRPRVLLIDPDTDQTDSLRWALDEQKIDVEVRPPAGVPRSLSELQGYECLILSNVPATAMTMRQMDVIRTYVQDLGGGLVMMGGDQSFGLGGYYRTQLEEILPVRSNFEKEREKPSLAMVLVIDKSGSMGGEKIELAKDAARAAVELLGPRDSIGVIAFDGESYWVNELRSASDKGYVIDQIATIDAGGGTNMYPAMSDAYEALAGASAKLKHCIMLTDGISAPGDFEGMAGEMAASRMTVSTVALGQGSSEELLEDIARIGGGRYYFCDDPQSIPQVFAKETVEASKSAINELPFLPQVVRPTQVLEGIDLEFAPLLLGYVVTRPKPTCEFVLASESGDPLLAWWRYGLGMTVAFTSDAKARWAAEWLAWPDFGPFWAQVIRHAMRKNDARGIFVDIQTDDERTTVQMDVVDDDGNFIDERPTTVTVIDPQLKLEKIEMRQTAAGRYEAELRALQQGTYQLDLAQVAADGTTIRQSRGLAIGYPEELRLRPTDEAKLTQIAEVSGGGFGEDVQAILATDKRTARDPIPMWPWLLMAALSLFIADVGLRRIEWGRA